From the Brassica napus cultivar Da-Ae chromosome A8, Da-Ae, whole genome shotgun sequence genome, one window contains:
- the LOC106362411 gene encoding dynamin-2A-like, protein MEAIDELSQLSDSMKQAASLLADEDPDETSSSRRPATFLNVVALGNVGAGKSAVLNSLIGHAILPTGENGATRAPIIVDLSRESSLSSKAIILQIDSKSQQVSATALRHNLQDRLGKAAPGKNRDEIYLKIRTSTAPPLKLVDLPGLDQRIVDDSMIAEYAQHNDAILLVIIPANQASEISSSRALKIAKEHDPESTRTVGIIGKIDQAEGNAKALAAVLALLSNQGPPKTTDIPWVALIGQSVSIASAAQSGSGENSLETAWRAESESLNKTLTGAPQSKLGRNALVETLASQIRSRMKLRLPNILSGLQGKSQMVQNELARLGEQLVDSAEGTRAIALELCREFEEKFLLHLAGGEGSGWKVVASFEGNFPNRIKQLPLDRHFDLNNVKRVVLEADGYQPYLISPEKGLRSLIKIVLEMAKDPARLCVDEVHRVLVDIVSASANATPGLGRYPPFKREVVAIASAALDGFKNEAKKMVVALVDMERAFVPPQHFIRLVQRRMERQRREDELKGRSSKKGQDAEQSLLSRASSPQPDGPIAGGSMKSMKDKPSPQDKETPEVSGLKTAGPEGEITAGYLMKKSAKTNGWSRRWFVLNEKTGKLGYTKKQEERNFRGTITLEECTIEEIPEEEVEKSKSSKDKKANGPDSKGPGLVFKITCKVPYKTVLKAHNALVLKAESVVDKNEWINKLQKVIQARGGQVGNVSMRQSFSDGSLDKMVRKPADPEEELRWMSQEVRGYVEAVLNSLAANVPKAVVLCQVEKSKEDMLNQLYSSISAIGNERIESLIQEDQNVKRRRERYQKQSSLLSTLTRQLSIHDNRAAAASSWFDNGATESSPRTSGGSSGDDWMNAFNSAANGASDSLSRYGSGGHSRRYSDPAQNGDASSSSSGSNRRSTPNRLPPAPPQSGSSYRY, encoded by the exons ATGGAAGCGATCGACGAGTTGTCTCAGCTCTCGGATTCGATGAAACAGGCGGCGTCTCTCCTCGCCGACGAAGATCCCGATGAGACCTCTTCTTCTCGACGCCCAGCCACTTTCCTTAACGTTGTAGCCCTAGGGAATGTG GGAGCTGGAAAGTCTGCGGTTCTTAACAGTCTAATTGGGCATGCTATTCTG CCTACGGGTGAGAACGGGGCTACACGAGCTCCTATAATAGTTGACTTGAGCAGGGAGAGTTCTTTGAGCAGCAAGGCGATTATTCTGCAAATCGACAGTAAATCTCAACAAGTTTCAGCTA CTGCTCTGAGACATAATCTTCAAGATAGACTTGGCAAAGCAGCCCCGGGGAAGAATCGTGATGAGATTTACTTAAAAATTCGTACCAGCACGG CTCCACCACTGAAATTAGTTGACCTGCCTGGACTGGACCAGAGAATTGTGGATGATTCAATG ATTGCTGAATATGCGCAACACAATGATGCCATACTTCTGGTTATAATCCCTGCTAACCAGGCATCTGAAATTTCATCATCTCGAGCCCTAAAGATTGCGAAGGAGCATGATCCAGAGA GCACTAGGACAGTGGGCATAATTGGTAAAATTGACCAGGCTGAAGGGAACGCGAAAGCCCTCGCAGCTGTTCTGGCTCTTCTCTCAAATCAAGGACCGCCAAAAACAACTGACATCCCATGGGTTGCTCTTATTGGCCAATCCGTTTCAATTGCATCAGCAGCACAGTCTGGAAGTGGTGAGAACTCCTTAGAAACCGCATGGCGTGCTGAGAGTGAAAGTCTTAATAAAACTTTGACTGGGGCTCCACAAAGTAAGCTTGGCAGAAATGCCTTGGTAGAAACCCTTGCTAGCCAGATACGAAGCAGAATGAAGCTCAGGCTTCCAAATATCTTGTCTGG ACTCCAGGGTAAGTCTCAAATGGTGCAGAATGAGCTAGCGAGGCTTGGAGAACAACTAGTGGACAGTGCTGAAGGTACAAGGGCTATAGCTTTGGAGCTGTGCCGTGAGTTTGAGGAAAAATTTCTTCTCCATTTGGCTGGTGGCGAA ggAAGTGGTTGGAAAGTTGTTGCAAGTTTTGAAGGAAATTTCCCCAACCGAATCAAGCAGCTTCCTTTGGACAGACATTTTGACTTGAACAATGTTAAAAGG GTTGTTTTGGAAGCGGATGGTTATCAACCTTATCTTATATCTCCAGAGAAAGGGTTAAGGTCGTTGATAAAGATTGTTCTTGAGATGGCTAAAGATCCCGCGCGTCTTTGTGTTGATGAG GTCCACCGAGTTCTTGTGGACATAGTTTCAGCCTCTGCAAATGCTACACCTGGACTCGGTAGATATCCTCCTTTCAAGCGAGAG GTTGTAGCTATAGCAAGTGCAGCACTTGATGGTTTCAAGAATGAAGCCAAGAAAATGGTGGTTGCACTAGTAGATATGGAACGCGCTTTTGTACCACCTCAACATTTTATCCGTCTTGTGCAAAGGAG AATGGAAAGACAACGTCGCGAGGACGAGCTTAAAGGCCGATCTTCGAAAAAGGGACAAGATGCTGAGCAGTCCCTTTTAAGCAGG GCTTCTAGTCCTCAGCCAGATGGGCCAATAGCTGGTGGTAGCATGAAATCAATGAAAGACAAACCTAGTCCGCAAGATAAAGAGACGCCGGAGGTCTCTGGTCTGAAAACTGCTGGACCTGAGGGAGAGATAACAGCAG GGTACTTGATGAAGAAAAGTGCAAAAACAAATGGATGGAGTAGGCGATGGTTTGTTCTGAATGAGAAAACTGGAAAG CTGGGCTATACCAAAAAGCAAGAAGAAAGAAACTTCCGGGGCACTATCACTTTGGAG GAATGCACTATTGAAGAAATTCCCGAGGAAGAAGTAGAAAAGTCAAAGAGTTCGAAGGACAAGAAGGCAAACGGACCTGATTCAAAAGGACCAGGTCTTGTATTTAAGATAACATGCAAGGTTCCCTATAAGACTGTATTAAAAG CTCACAATGCCCTTGTGCTTAAAGCTGAGAGTGTAGTTGATAAAAACGAATGGATTAATAAGTTGCAAAAGGTCATCCAGGCTCGAGGAGGCCAAGTAGGCAATGTTTCCATGAGACAGAGTTTTTCAGATGGCTCACTT GATAAGATGGTTAGGAAACCCGCCGATCCAGAAGAGGAACTCCGGTGGATGTCCCAAGAAGTGCGGGGTTACGTTGAAGCTGTCCTTAACAGTCTTGCAGCCAATGTTCCAAAG GCTGTTGTTCTTTGTCAAGTTGAGAAATCAAAAGAAGACATGCTGAATCAACTATACAGTTCCATCAG TGCAATAGGCAATGAGAGGATTGAGTCTCTAATTCAAGAGGATCAGAACGTCAAAAGACGAAGAGAGCGTTACCAGAAAcaatcttctcttctttctaCGCTCACGAGGCAGCTTAGCATTCATGACAACCGAGCTGCTGCTGCTTCAAGTTGGTTTGACAATGGTGCAACTG AGAGTAGCCCAAGAACCAGTGGAGGTTCTTCAGGGGATGACTGGATGAATGCCTTCAACTCCGCTGCTAATGGAGCGTCGGATTCATTGTCAAGGTACGGATCAGGTGGGCACAGCCGCCGCTACAGCGATCCTGCTCAGAACGGAGATGCATCATCGTCAAGCTCTGGTAGCAACCGCCGCAGCACCCCGAATCGGCTGCCACCAGCACCACCACAGAGTGGTTCATCTTACCGGTATTAG
- the LOC106362410 gene encoding glycosyltransferase BC10 isoform X1 — MARGRAGEKEEHIGLLKLAQTLSFLLIFMAGIIIGLAASSHIDRYFNSLPQMLSSSASVQTVPDYSNCTVIHRDCSNDDDDVKAAKKKDEIRDCWSVDGFVRPEEVRHGMSDDELFWRASMVPVKEEYPYDRVPKVAFMFLTRGALPMLPLWEKFFRGNEKFLSVYVHTPPGYDMNVSSDSPFYNRQVPSQASFFTKLGLKVAWGSPLLTDAEKRLLANALLDFSNERFVLLSESCVPVYNFTTVYSYLINSAYSFVDSYDEPTRYGRGRYSRKMLPDIKLHHWRKGSQWFEVNRKIAIYIISDSKYYSLFKKFCRPACYPDEHYIPTLLNMFHGSVNANRSVTWVDWSIGGPHPATYGADNITEGFLQSIRKNDTDCLYNEEPTSLCFLFARKFAPSALAPLMNLSSTVMGF; from the exons ATGGCGAGAGGAAGAGCGGGTGAGAAAGAGGAACACATAGGGCTACTAAAGCTAGCTCAAACGCTGTCGTTTCTCCTCATATTCATGGCCGGGATCATCATCGGACTCGCCGCGAGCTCCCACATCGATCGCTACTTCAATTCCTTACCTCAGATGCTCTCATCATCCGCAAGCGTACAAACGGTTCCTGATTACTCCAATTGCACAGTCATCCACCGCGATTGCTcaaacgacgacgacgacgtAAAGGCGGCGAAGAAGAAGGACGAGATTCGTGATTGCTGGAGCGTCGACGGGTTTGTTCGGCCGGAGGAGGTGAGACATGGGATGAGTGACGATGAGCTGTTCTGGAGAGCGTCGATGGTTCCGGTGAAGGAGGAGTATCCGTACGATAGGGTTCCGAAGGTTGCGTTTATGTTTCTGACGAGGGGGGCTTTGCCTATGCTTCCGCTTTGGGAGAAGTTTTTTAGAGGGAATGAGAAGTTCTTGTCGGTTTATGTTCACACGCCTCCTGGGTACGACATGAATGTCTCGAGTGATTCTCCGTTTTACAACCGGCAGGTTCCGAGCCAG GCTTCTTTTTTCACGAAGCTCGGATTG AAAGTTGCATGGGGATCACCACTATTGACAGATGCAGAGAAGCGTCTTCTAGCCAACGCATTGCTCGACTTCTCAAACGAGCGTTTTGTTCTCCTCTCAGAAAGCTGCGTCCCCGTCTACAACTTCACAACCGTCTACTCATACCTAATAAACTCTGCCTACAGTTTTGTGGACTCTTACGACGAGCCAACGCGTTACGGCCGTGGGCGTTACAGCCGCAAGATGCTCCCAGATATCAAGCTACATCACTGGCGCAAAGGGTCTCAGTGGTTTGAAGTAAACCGTAAAATCGCCATCTACATCATCTCTGACTCGAAATACTACTCGTTGTTCAAAAAATTCTGCAGACCAGCTTGTTATCCAGACGAGCATTACATCCCAACGTTACTGAACATGTTTCACGGTTCGGTGAACGCGAATAGAAGTGTGACGTGGGTTGATTGGTCCATAGGAGGTCCGCATCCAGCTACATACGGGGCGGATAATATCACAGAAGGGTTTCTACAGTCAATAAGAAAGAACGATACTGATTGTCTTTACAATGAAGAGCCAACTTCTTTATGCTTCCTTTTTGCTCGGAAGTTTGCTCCTAGTGCCTTGGCTCCTCTTATGAACTTGAGCTCTACAGTCATGGGGTTTTGA
- the LOC106362410 gene encoding glycosyltransferase BC10 isoform X2, translating to MARGRAGEKEEHIGLLKLAQTLSFLLIFMAGIIIGLAASSHIDRYFNSLPQMLSSSASVQTVPDYSNCTVIHRDCSNDDDDVKAAKKKDEIRDCWSVDGFVRPEEVRHGMSDDELFWRASMVPVKEEYPYDRVPKVAFMFLTRGALPMLPLWEKFFRGNEKFLSVYVHTPPGYDMNVSSDSPFYNRQVPSQKVAWGSPLLTDAEKRLLANALLDFSNERFVLLSESCVPVYNFTTVYSYLINSAYSFVDSYDEPTRYGRGRYSRKMLPDIKLHHWRKGSQWFEVNRKIAIYIISDSKYYSLFKKFCRPACYPDEHYIPTLLNMFHGSVNANRSVTWVDWSIGGPHPATYGADNITEGFLQSIRKNDTDCLYNEEPTSLCFLFARKFAPSALAPLMNLSSTVMGF from the exons ATGGCGAGAGGAAGAGCGGGTGAGAAAGAGGAACACATAGGGCTACTAAAGCTAGCTCAAACGCTGTCGTTTCTCCTCATATTCATGGCCGGGATCATCATCGGACTCGCCGCGAGCTCCCACATCGATCGCTACTTCAATTCCTTACCTCAGATGCTCTCATCATCCGCAAGCGTACAAACGGTTCCTGATTACTCCAATTGCACAGTCATCCACCGCGATTGCTcaaacgacgacgacgacgtAAAGGCGGCGAAGAAGAAGGACGAGATTCGTGATTGCTGGAGCGTCGACGGGTTTGTTCGGCCGGAGGAGGTGAGACATGGGATGAGTGACGATGAGCTGTTCTGGAGAGCGTCGATGGTTCCGGTGAAGGAGGAGTATCCGTACGATAGGGTTCCGAAGGTTGCGTTTATGTTTCTGACGAGGGGGGCTTTGCCTATGCTTCCGCTTTGGGAGAAGTTTTTTAGAGGGAATGAGAAGTTCTTGTCGGTTTATGTTCACACGCCTCCTGGGTACGACATGAATGTCTCGAGTGATTCTCCGTTTTACAACCGGCAGGTTCCGAGCCAG AAAGTTGCATGGGGATCACCACTATTGACAGATGCAGAGAAGCGTCTTCTAGCCAACGCATTGCTCGACTTCTCAAACGAGCGTTTTGTTCTCCTCTCAGAAAGCTGCGTCCCCGTCTACAACTTCACAACCGTCTACTCATACCTAATAAACTCTGCCTACAGTTTTGTGGACTCTTACGACGAGCCAACGCGTTACGGCCGTGGGCGTTACAGCCGCAAGATGCTCCCAGATATCAAGCTACATCACTGGCGCAAAGGGTCTCAGTGGTTTGAAGTAAACCGTAAAATCGCCATCTACATCATCTCTGACTCGAAATACTACTCGTTGTTCAAAAAATTCTGCAGACCAGCTTGTTATCCAGACGAGCATTACATCCCAACGTTACTGAACATGTTTCACGGTTCGGTGAACGCGAATAGAAGTGTGACGTGGGTTGATTGGTCCATAGGAGGTCCGCATCCAGCTACATACGGGGCGGATAATATCACAGAAGGGTTTCTACAGTCAATAAGAAAGAACGATACTGATTGTCTTTACAATGAAGAGCCAACTTCTTTATGCTTCCTTTTTGCTCGGAAGTTTGCTCCTAGTGCCTTGGCTCCTCTTATGAACTTGAGCTCTACAGTCATGGGGTTTTGA
- the LOC106360300 gene encoding LOW QUALITY PROTEIN: probable disease resistance RPP8-like protein 2 (The sequence of the model RefSeq protein was modified relative to this genomic sequence to represent the inferred CDS: deleted 1 base in 1 codon) yields the protein MAEAVVSFGVEKLWELLSRESERLTGTDEQVAGLKRQLGRLQSLLKDAYAKKHESERVRNFLENVKDIVYDAEDIIESFLLKEFGGKEKAIKKRVKRLACFLVDRRKFALDIEAITKRISEEIEGMQSFGLQQIINGGPSLPLQDREREIRQTFSKSSENDLVGVEQSVEELVSHLVGNDSVQVVSISGMGGIGKTTLARQVFHHDTVRRGFDGFAWVCVSQQFTRKYVWLRILQDLRPHDEDIMKMDEHTLQGEVFGLLETGRYLVVLDDVWKEEDWDRIKPVFPQKRGWRMLLTSRNEGIGLHADPTSFAFKPRTLITPEESWELCERILFPWRAQNGLRLDEEKEVMGKEMITYCGGLPLAIKVLGGLLAKKHTVAEWKRVHDNIGAQIVGKSGLNYNNPSSVFRVLSLSYEDLPMKLKHCFLYLAHFPEDYKIEVKTLFNYWAAEGIITSLYDGSSTIQDSGEGYLEELARRNMVIVEESCLSSRMERCQMHDMMREVCLFKAKEESFLQLVKVPTSTFTINAESPCRSRRLVVHSGDALDMLGHKNNLKARSVLVFGAEDNCWKLPCFGNLPLLRVLDLSYVQFKGGKLPPSIGEIVHLRFLSLYEANVSHLPSSLRNLKLLLCLNLSVADMLHLVHVPNVLKETQELRYLLLPRSMHDKTKLELGGLVNLESLTNFSTKHSSVTDLLRMTKLRALSVRFTGGCTFQTLSSSLHKLRNLETLSVHDRQKTRAADNHGGGDIVLDFIHLKDLTLSMHMPRFLDQYRFPPHLAHIWLIGCRMEEDPTPILEKLLHLKSVLCDYYTMTFMLNYCLHFQLMKSY from the exons ATGGCTGAGGCAGTTGTGTCGTTTGGAGTTGAGAAGCTATGGGAGCTCCTGAGTCGAGAGTCCGAAAGATTGACTGGAACAGACGAGCAAGTTGCTGGACTAAAGCGTCAGCTTGGAAGGTTACAGTCCTTGTTGAAAGACGCATACGCCAAGAAACATGAGAGCGAAAGGGTGAGAAACTTCTTGGAAAACGTCAAGGACATTGTCTATGACGCTGAGGACATAATCGAATCCTTTCTTCTCAAAGAGTTTGGAGGAAAAGAGAAAGCGATCAAGAAGCGTGTGAAAAGACTTGCTTGCTTCTTAGTGGATCGCCGCAAATTCGCATTAGATATCGAAGCCATAACTAAGAGGATCTCCGAGGAGATTGAGGGGATGCAGAGTTTTGGATTACAGCAGATTATCAATGGTGGTCCTTCACTGCCATTGCAAGACAGAGAAAGGGAGATCAGACAAACGTTTTCTAAGAGCTCTGAAAACGATCTTGTCGGGGTTGAGCAGAGTGTTGAAGAGCTGGTTTCCCATTTGGTTGGTAATGATAGCGTTCAAGTGGTTTCTATATCAGGGATGGGCGGTATTGGTAAAACCACACTCGCCAGGCAAGTCTTTCATCACGACACTGTCAGGCGTGGTTTTGATGGGTTCGCATGGGTCTGTGTTTCGCAGCAGTTTACTCGGAAGTATGTTTGGCTGAGGATCTTGCAAGATCTTAGGCCGCATGATGAGGATATAATGAAGATGGACGAACATACACTCCAGGGTGAAGTCTTTGGATTGTTGGAAACCGGTAGATATTTGGTTGTACTGGATGATGTATGGAAAGAAGAAGACTGGGACCGAATCAAACCAGTGTTTCCACAGAAGAGAG GTTGGAGGATGCTACTTACTTCTCGCAATGAGGGCATTGGATTACATGCAGATCCAACAAGTTTTGCCTTTAAACCAAGAACC TTAATTACTCCAGAAGAAAGTTGGGAGCTATGTGAGAGGATACTGTTCCCTTGGAGAGCCCAAAATG GATTAAGGCTTGATGAAGAAAAGGAAGTTATGGGAAAGGAAATGATCACATACTGTGGAGGACTACCACTAGCCATTAAAGTGCTAGGAGGGTTATTAGCTAAGAAACATACGGTTGCTGAGTGGAAAAGAGTTCATGACAATATCGGAGCTCAGATTGTTGGAAAATCTGGCTTAAACTACAACAATCCCAGTTCGGTTTTTAGAGTATTGTCTCTGAGCTATGAAGATTTGCCTATGAAGTTAAAACATTGCTTCCTTTACCTTGCCCATTTCCCTGAAGACTACAAGATAGAAGTGAAGACACTGTTCAATTACTGGGCTGCAGAAGGAATCATCACCTCGTTGTACGATGGATCATCAACCATTCAAGATAGTGGAGAAGGCTACTTAGAAGAGTTAGCAAGGAGAAACATGGTTATTGTTGAAGAGAGCTGTTTGAGTTCGAGAATGGAACGTTGTCAAATGCATGACATGATGAGAGAAGTATGTTTATTTAAAGCCAAAGAAGAGAGCTTTCTTCAACTCGTCAAAGTCCCTACTTCCACCTTCACCATCAATGCTGAGTCTCCTTGTAGATCTCGCAGACTCGTTGTACATAGTGGAGATGCACTTGACATGTTAGGACATAAAAACAACCTTAAAGCCAGGTCTGTTTTGGTTTTTGGAGCAGAAGATAACTGTTGGAAGCTTCCATGTTTTGGAAACTTACCATTGCTCAGGGTTTTAGATCTTTCTTACGTACAGTTCAAAGGAGGGAAGTTACCTCCCAGCATCGGAGAGATCGTCCACTTGAGATTCTTGAGCTTATACGAGGCTAATGTATCTCACCTCCCGTCTTCTCTGCGGAATCTAAAGCTTCTGCTATGTTTGAACCTAAGCGTTGCTGATATGTTACACCTTGTCCACGTCCCAAACGTTTTGAAAGAGACGCAAGAGCTTAGGTACCTTCTCTTACCACGTTCAATGCATGACAAAACCAAGCTGGAGCTAGGTGGTCTAGTGAACCTAGAGTCCTTGACCAACTTCTCAACCAAACACAGTTCTGTGACAGACCTCCTCCGCATGACCAAGCTCAGAGCTCTCAGTGTAAGATTCACCGGCGGGTGTACTTTCCAGACCCTGTCCTCATCTCTTCATAAACTGAGAAATCTAGAGACGCTTAGTGTACATGATCGCCAGAAAACACGTGCGGCTGATAATCATGGAGGAGGTGACATCGTTCTTGATTTTATTCATCTAAAGGACTTAACATTGTCAATGCACATGCCAAGGTTTCTTGATCAGTATCGGTTCCCTCCACACCTTGCACACATATGGCTCATAGGTTGCCGCATGGAGGAGGATCCAACACCGATTCTTGAAAAGCTGCTTCACTTGAAGTCGGTTTTGTGTGATTATTACACCATGACATTCATGTTGAATTATTGTTTACATTTTCAATTAATGAAAAGTTATTAG